In a single window of the Paenibacillus sp. MMS20-IR301 genome:
- a CDS encoding class II aldolase/adducin family protein, producing MNTREEELRLLICDIGRNLFNKDFIAANDGNISARLSATEVLASPTGVSKGYLKPHMLVKVNLQGDILEAAEGYRPSTEVKMHLKIYNELPEMGGVVHAHPPYATAFAIKGESLDKMMMPESVIAMGDIPLAAYGTPSTEEIPNSLIPFLGKKTAVLLESHGALTWGKDVMGAYMNMERLEYTAKLTFLTRMIGGERELPQHRIEELVALRSFYGM from the coding sequence ATGAATACCAGGGAAGAGGAATTACGCCTGCTTATCTGCGATATCGGCCGTAATTTGTTCAATAAGGATTTTATCGCCGCGAATGACGGCAATATTTCGGCCCGCCTGTCAGCTACGGAGGTGCTGGCTTCTCCAACCGGAGTCAGCAAAGGCTACCTGAAGCCGCATATGCTGGTCAAAGTAAACCTGCAGGGGGACATCCTTGAAGCTGCAGAGGGCTACCGGCCATCCACTGAAGTGAAGATGCATCTGAAGATTTACAATGAGCTGCCGGAAATGGGCGGTGTGGTTCATGCGCATCCGCCGTATGCTACGGCTTTTGCCATCAAGGGTGAATCCCTCGACAAAATGATGATGCCCGAGTCTGTAATTGCCATGGGAGACATTCCGCTGGCGGCTTACGGCACGCCTTCGACCGAAGAGATTCCTAATTCGCTGATTCCCTTCCTGGGCAAGAAAACCGCTGTGCTGCTGGAGAGCCATGGCGCATTAACCTGGGGGAAAGATGTGATGGGCGCGTATATGAATATGGAGCGGCTGGAATATACGGCGAAGCTGACCTTCCTGACGCGGATGATCGGCGGGGAACGGGAGCTGCCGCAGCACCGGATTGAAGAGCTGGTGGCGTTGCGGTCCTTTTACGGAATGTAG